From one Streptomyces mobaraensis genomic stretch:
- a CDS encoding vWA domain-containing protein, whose product MGIRSLLRNAFGRSKTGDDGTPGLPQQSTAPAPEPAPVAAEASAPAATTSAARTAPKASKGSKVPASVPAQTTTDRVPDPGPLHPVPGPPTPGPRPDPVPDPEPAPTPMPEPKPVPQPEPVPTPDPNPVPEPAPGPEPEPSPAMTAAAAAPAAVAAPTAPVAPAAPSPAPAEGERGSAISLEKVKSSAPGLVSLYKSAGVSLRKRGLAGQRAAVYLVLDRSGSMREYYKNGSVQRLAEQVLGLSAHLDDDGTVPVVFFSTEVDGVAELDLTDYAGRIEELHSSLGHMGRTNYHLAMREVIKHYKKSGATDPAFVVFQTDGGPYSKSAAEKALCEAAKLPIYWQFVAFGDPEGKGFDFLRKLDALPVPERRAVDNAGFFHAGRDPKGLADDLLYEELTAGFPAWLEEAREARVIRQRTR is encoded by the coding sequence ATGGGAATTCGCAGCCTGCTGCGGAACGCGTTCGGCCGGTCGAAGACGGGTGACGACGGAACGCCGGGCCTCCCCCAGCAGAGCACCGCCCCCGCGCCGGAGCCGGCCCCGGTCGCAGCCGAGGCGTCGGCCCCAGCCGCCACGACGTCCGCGGCCCGAACGGCCCCCAAGGCGTCCAAGGGTTCCAAGGTCCCGGCGTCCGTCCCCGCCCAGACCACCACCGACCGGGTCCCCGACCCCGGCCCGCTGCACCCCGTCCCCGGGCCGCCCACCCCGGGCCCGCGCCCCGACCCGGTGCCGGACCCGGAGCCCGCCCCGACGCCGATGCCCGAGCCCAAACCCGTACCGCAGCCGGAGCCCGTCCCCACCCCGGACCCCAACCCGGTGCCCGAGCCGGCGCCGGGCCCCGAGCCGGAGCCCTCGCCGGCGATGACGGCGGCGGCCGCGGCCCCGGCGGCCGTGGCGGCCCCGACGGCACCGGTCGCGCCCGCCGCCCCGAGCCCCGCCCCCGCCGAGGGCGAGCGCGGTTCCGCCATCAGCCTGGAGAAGGTCAAGAGCTCCGCCCCCGGCCTGGTCAGCCTCTACAAATCGGCGGGCGTCTCGCTGCGCAAACGCGGCCTCGCCGGACAGCGGGCCGCCGTCTACCTCGTCCTCGACCGCTCCGGCTCGATGCGCGAGTACTACAAGAACGGCAGCGTGCAGCGCCTCGCCGAGCAGGTGCTCGGCCTCTCGGCGCACCTCGACGACGACGGGACCGTCCCCGTCGTCTTCTTCTCCACCGAGGTCGACGGCGTCGCCGAGCTCGACCTCACCGACTACGCGGGCCGCATCGAGGAACTGCACTCCTCCCTCGGGCACATGGGCCGCACCAACTACCACCTCGCCATGCGGGAAGTGATCAAGCACTACAAGAAGTCCGGCGCCACCGACCCGGCGTTCGTCGTCTTCCAGACGGACGGCGGCCCCTACAGCAAGTCCGCCGCCGAGAAGGCCCTCTGCGAGGCCGCGAAGCTGCCGATCTACTGGCAGTTCGTGGCCTTCGGCGACCCCGAGGGCAAGGGCTTCGACTTCCTGCGCAAGCTGGACGCGCTGCCCGTGCCGGAGCGCCGCGCGGTGGACAACGCGGGCTTCTTCCACGCGGGCCGCGACCCCAAGGGTCTCGCCGACGACCTGCTCTACGAAGAGCTGACGGCCGGCTTCCCCGCCTGGCTGGAGGAGGCCCGCGAGGCCCGCGTCATCCGGCAGCGCACCCGCTGA
- a CDS encoding carotenoid oxygenase family protein — protein MPNDAARAVTSGANPWLSGLFEPVREEITALDLPVTGRLPDALRGRYLRNGPNPLQVDDPAAHHWFSGEGMVHGVRLRDGRAAWYRNRWVRSDAVARRLGEKVLHGPRHLVDFAPNTHVRRFAGHLLTLVEGGALPYELDSELDTVGPFDFHGTLPGGLAAHTVLDPATGELHAVAYCPAWPYVQYLVAGTDGRIRRHVEVPVTGRPMMHDFSLTEHHVLLYDLPVAFTLGPGLSVTAFGWDPDRPARLGVLPREGTARDVRWLELEPCFVYHAMNAYERDGLITVHLARYERLFDGTRKGLDKQPAHLERWTVDPAARTVRRLRLDDRAVEFPRIDPRRPTREHRYGYAVREPLGEDRAGFGVGLLKYDLERGTCDEYPVPPGGDVGEGVFVPAAPGAAEDDGWVLAYAFEPERGATDLLVLAAQDLAAGPVARVHLPVRVPVGAHGDWIPDPG, from the coding sequence ATGCCGAACGACGCCGCCAGGGCGGTCACCTCGGGGGCGAACCCCTGGCTCAGTGGCTTGTTCGAGCCGGTGCGCGAGGAGATCACGGCCCTCGACCTCCCGGTGACCGGCCGGCTGCCAGATGCGCTGCGCGGCCGCTACCTGCGCAACGGGCCGAACCCGCTCCAGGTGGACGATCCGGCCGCCCACCACTGGTTCTCCGGGGAGGGCATGGTGCACGGCGTCCGGCTGCGGGACGGGCGGGCCGCCTGGTACCGCAACCGCTGGGTGCGCTCCGACGCGGTGGCCCGGCGGCTGGGCGAGAAGGTGCTGCACGGGCCCCGGCACCTGGTGGACTTCGCGCCCAACACCCACGTCCGCCGGTTCGCCGGGCATCTGCTGACCCTGGTCGAGGGCGGGGCGCTCCCCTACGAGCTGGACTCCGAGCTGGACACGGTGGGGCCGTTCGACTTCCACGGCACGCTGCCCGGCGGACTGGCCGCGCACACGGTCCTCGACCCGGCCACCGGCGAACTGCACGCCGTCGCCTACTGCCCGGCCTGGCCGTACGTGCAGTACCTGGTCGCCGGGACGGACGGCCGGATCCGCCGGCACGTCGAGGTGCCGGTGACGGGCCGGCCGATGATGCACGACTTCTCGCTCACCGAGCACCACGTCCTGCTCTACGACCTGCCGGTCGCCTTCACCCTCGGCCCCGGCCTCTCGGTGACCGCCTTCGGCTGGGACCCGGACCGCCCGGCCCGGCTCGGGGTGCTCCCCCGGGAGGGCACCGCCCGGGACGTGCGCTGGCTGGAGCTGGAGCCGTGCTTCGTCTACCACGCCATGAACGCCTACGAGCGGGACGGGCTGATCACCGTCCATCTCGCCCGCTACGAGCGGCTGTTCGACGGCACCCGCAAGGGCCTGGACAAGCAGCCCGCCCACCTGGAGCGCTGGACCGTGGACCCGGCCGCGCGGACCGTGCGGCGGCTCCGGCTGGACGACCGCGCGGTGGAGTTCCCGCGGATCGACCCGCGCCGGCCGACCCGGGAGCACCGCTACGGGTACGCGGTGCGCGAGCCGCTGGGCGAGGACCGGGCCGGGTTCGGCGTCGGGCTGCTCAAGTACGACCTGGAGCGCGGGACGTGCGACGAGTACCCCGTGCCGCCGGGCGGCGACGTCGGCGAGGGCGTGTTCGTCCCGGCGGCGCCCGGGGCGGCGGAGGACGACGGGTGGGTGCTGGCCTACGCCTTCGAGCCGGAGCGCGGGGCCACCGACCTGCTGGTGCTGGCCGCCCAGGACCTGGCGGCGGGGCCCGTCGCCCGGGTGCACCTGCCGGTGCGGGTGCCGGTCGGGGCGCACGGCGATTGGATCCCGGATCCGGGGTAG
- a CDS encoding alpha/beta hydrolase, producing MGLTSRSLMYTVAFAAVLCVALMVWIWPRLSGRGPLPVLGRLGAILLTQLSIMAAVLLVVNSSVGFFGTWNQLLGRVDKAPVNVTQMNSGTGPRASVSETKDGLIQPTGGERVEKFAGYPKGPEDKVGAVRSVRVIGKRTLAVNSAYVYLPPEYFQKQYERAHFPVMVVVSGYPGGRVSLARNLQVPLNAARLLEEKKMAPTVIVMISPTIAQPRDTECVDVPDGPQAETFLTKDLPDALRSTYRVGQDATAWGIMGYSTGGTCALQLAMRAPDVYPVAASLSGDLSVKNDIATGDLFGGGEKGKQRKREHDLMWRLRNLPAPPVSLLLATSRKGEKNFHDTEEFLRLANEKKLRTATIVLPEGSHQFSTWRREIGPVMEWMSKELTFPQDTEGGKKSGEKKKQDEKKQDEKRQEDDGKADDKGGAGNADDGKDAEVKDDGKADGDAGPQRQGDDRPDEEEGERG from the coding sequence ATGGGCCTGACCAGCAGGTCGCTGATGTACACGGTGGCGTTCGCCGCCGTGTTGTGTGTGGCTCTCATGGTGTGGATCTGGCCGCGGCTCTCCGGGCGGGGACCGCTGCCCGTCCTCGGCCGGCTCGGCGCCATCCTGCTCACGCAGCTGTCGATCATGGCCGCGGTGCTGCTGGTGGTCAACTCCAGCGTCGGCTTCTTCGGCACCTGGAACCAGCTGCTGGGCCGCGTCGACAAGGCCCCCGTCAACGTGACGCAGATGAACAGCGGGACCGGCCCCCGCGCCTCGGTCAGCGAGACGAAGGACGGCCTGATCCAGCCCACCGGCGGCGAGCGGGTCGAGAAGTTCGCCGGGTACCCCAAGGGCCCCGAGGACAAGGTGGGCGCCGTCCGCTCGGTCCGCGTCATCGGCAAGCGGACCCTGGCCGTCAACTCCGCGTACGTCTACCTGCCGCCCGAGTACTTTCAGAAGCAGTACGAGCGCGCCCACTTCCCCGTCATGGTCGTCGTCAGCGGCTACCCGGGCGGCCGGGTCAGCCTCGCCCGCAACCTCCAGGTCCCGCTGAACGCGGCCCGCCTCCTGGAGGAGAAGAAGATGGCCCCTACGGTCATCGTGATGATCAGCCCGACCATCGCCCAGCCCCGCGACACCGAGTGCGTCGACGTACCGGACGGCCCGCAGGCCGAGACCTTCCTGACCAAGGACCTCCCCGACGCGCTGCGCAGCACCTACCGCGTCGGCCAGGACGCCACCGCCTGGGGCATCATGGGCTACTCCACCGGCGGCACCTGCGCCCTCCAGCTCGCCATGCGTGCCCCTGACGTCTATCCGGTGGCCGCCTCCCTCTCCGGGGACCTCTCGGTCAAGAACGACATCGCCACCGGCGACCTCTTCGGCGGCGGCGAGAAGGGCAAGCAGCGCAAGCGCGAGCACGACCTGATGTGGCGCCTCCGCAACCTCCCGGCCCCGCCCGTCTCCCTGCTCCTCGCGACCAGCCGCAAGGGCGAGAAGAACTTCCACGACACCGAGGAGTTCCTGCGCCTGGCCAACGAGAAGAAGCTCCGCACCGCGACGATCGTCCTGCCCGAGGGCAGCCACCAGTTCTCCACCTGGCGCCGGGAGATCGGGCCGGTGATGGAGTGGATGAGCAAGGAGCTCACGTTCCCGCAGGACACGGAGGGCGGGAAGAAGTCGGGCGAGAAGAAGAAGCAGGACGAGAAGAAGCAGGACGAGAAGCGGCAGGAGGACGACGGGAAGGCCGACGACAAGGGCGGGGCCGGGAACGCCGACGACGGCAAGGACGCCGAGGTGAAGGACGACGGCAAGGCCGACGGAGACGCCGGCCCGCAGCGGCAGGGCGACGACCGGCCGGACGAGGAGGAGGGCGAGCGGGGCTGA
- a CDS encoding alpha/beta hydrolase → MTLSLTGTAFFALLVAVTVLSVLATLLFWARIPGPGAVRWAARVLLIVVCQLTAICTVATWINTSYGLYASWDDLLGRTDGAGPVAMQGPPAEHAQFAEDDHGMRETYFHGTRSALSGQVLVWTPPEYDDPRYRRATFPVVMLLHGVPGTPQSWIDQGRMPRSYRKLLAEGRTRPFILAVPVINPGGRDTDCSDASGRKVATWLARDVPELVRRHFRAAPQPRSWGLLGISTGGFCAAKLPLQFPRVFAAGAALDPDPLNGDGGALADPALRQRNSPTWLVGHTKADVSLFLATSRQDRDSPPAYIEEFQREAASSRVRLKTMLLDKGGHNYRTWSALYPEAFAWLAQQLPGGPPAR, encoded by the coding sequence ATGACTCTCAGCCTCACCGGAACCGCCTTCTTCGCCCTGCTCGTCGCCGTCACGGTGCTGTCCGTCCTGGCCACGCTGCTGTTCTGGGCGAGGATCCCTGGGCCCGGAGCGGTGCGCTGGGCGGCCCGCGTGCTGTTGATCGTCGTATGTCAGCTCACCGCGATCTGCACAGTGGCCACCTGGATCAACACCAGTTACGGCCTCTACGCCTCCTGGGACGACCTGCTGGGCCGCACGGACGGGGCCGGGCCCGTCGCCATGCAGGGGCCGCCCGCCGAGCACGCCCAGTTCGCCGAGGACGACCACGGCATGCGGGAGACGTACTTCCACGGCACCCGGTCCGCCCTGTCGGGCCAGGTCCTGGTCTGGACCCCGCCGGAGTACGACGATCCCCGCTACCGCCGCGCCACGTTCCCCGTCGTGATGCTGCTGCACGGGGTGCCGGGGACGCCGCAGTCGTGGATCGACCAGGGCCGGATGCCCCGGTCCTACCGGAAGCTGCTCGCCGAGGGGCGGACCCGCCCGTTCATCCTCGCCGTGCCGGTCATCAACCCCGGCGGGCGGGACACCGACTGCTCCGACGCGTCCGGGCGGAAGGTCGCGACATGGCTCGCCCGGGACGTCCCCGAGCTCGTCCGGCGGCACTTCCGGGCGGCGCCGCAGCCCAGGTCGTGGGGGCTGCTGGGGATCTCAACCGGCGGCTTCTGCGCGGCGAAGCTGCCGCTGCAGTTCCCCCGGGTCTTCGCCGCCGGCGCGGCCCTCGACCCCGACCCGCTCAACGGCGACGGCGGCGCCCTCGCCGACCCCGCCCTGCGGCAGCGCAACAGCCCCACCTGGCTCGTCGGCCACACGAAGGCCGATGTGTCCCTCTTCCTCGCGACCTCGCGCCAGGACCGCGACAGTCCGCCCGCCTACATCGAGGAGTTCCAGCGGGAGGCGGCGAGCAGCCGGGTCCGGCTGAAGACGATGCTGCTCGACAAGGGGGGCCACAACTACCGCACCTGGTCGGCGCTCTACCCGGAGGCCTTCGCCTGGCTCGCCCAGCAACTCCCGGGCGGACCGCCGGCGCGCTGA
- a CDS encoding ScbR family autoregulator-binding transcription factor produces the protein MAKQDRAIRTRRTILEAAAAVFDERGYDAATITEILTRAEVTKGALYFHFASKEDLALAVIDAQLTESPATLEPLVTSRMQQLVDMGLVFAHRLRTDPLLRGSVRLTLEHGSTSLNRSGPFHGWSQVHSRVLTEGKERGEVLPHVVPADTAELIVGAYAGINIMSQVVTGRADLERRAISLYEHVMPSVAVPSVLARLDIAPGRGARALAEAERLRADETTGPAPTPAPVGVG, from the coding sequence GTGGCAAAGCAGGACCGCGCGATCAGAACGCGCCGGACGATCCTGGAAGCGGCCGCGGCGGTGTTCGACGAACGGGGCTACGACGCGGCGACCATCACCGAGATCCTGACGCGGGCCGAGGTGACGAAGGGCGCGCTCTACTTCCACTTCGCCTCCAAGGAAGATCTCGCCCTGGCCGTCATAGACGCCCAGCTGACCGAGTCGCCGGCCACCCTTGAGCCGCTGGTGACGTCGAGGATGCAGCAACTCGTCGACATGGGCCTGGTCTTCGCCCACCGCCTCCGGACGGACCCGCTGCTGCGCGGCAGCGTCCGGCTCACCCTGGAGCACGGCTCGACCTCGCTCAACCGCAGCGGCCCGTTCCACGGCTGGAGCCAGGTGCACAGCCGCGTCCTCACCGAGGGCAAGGAGCGCGGCGAGGTGCTGCCGCACGTGGTGCCCGCCGACACGGCGGAGCTGATCGTCGGCGCCTACGCCGGCATCAACATCATGTCCCAGGTCGTGACCGGCCGCGCCGACCTGGAACGCCGCGCCATCTCGCTGTACGAGCATGTGATGCCGAGCGTCGCCGTGCCCTCCGTGCTGGCCCGCCTCGACATCGCCCCCGGCCGGGGCGCCCGGGCCCTGGCCGAGGCCGAGCGGCTGCGCGCGGACGAGACCACCGGGCCGGCGCCGACCCCTGCCCCCGTCGGGGTCGGCTGA
- a CDS encoding TetR/AcrR family transcriptional regulator, with protein sequence MGSTPHTRRSDTRERIQRTALDLFVTRGYEKTSLREIAERLGVTKAALYYHFKTKEDILVAISDQVGAPVDELIDWGEGRPPTLETKRELLCRYSEKLREAVPVFRILQENQASLRTLDIGARLRERVTRLSRLVHSGADDLATRVRCASALLTVHFGALALDDLAGDPEERRLAALTVALEILDTTAPGPAAATA encoded by the coding sequence ATGGGCAGCACCCCCCACACGCGCAGGAGCGACACCCGTGAGCGCATCCAGCGGACCGCGCTCGACCTCTTCGTCACCCGGGGCTACGAGAAAACCTCCCTGCGGGAGATCGCCGAACGGCTCGGAGTCACCAAGGCGGCGCTGTACTACCACTTCAAGACGAAGGAGGACATCCTCGTCGCCATCTCGGACCAGGTGGGGGCGCCCGTGGACGAGCTGATCGACTGGGGCGAGGGCCGGCCGCCCACGCTGGAGACGAAGCGCGAACTCCTCTGCCGCTACAGCGAGAAGCTGCGGGAGGCGGTGCCGGTGTTCCGCATCCTGCAGGAGAACCAGGCGTCGCTGCGGACCCTGGACATCGGGGCCCGGCTCAGAGAGCGGGTCACCCGGCTCTCCCGGCTGGTCCACTCGGGCGCCGACGACCTGGCCACCCGGGTGCGCTGTGCCAGCGCCCTGCTCACCGTCCACTTCGGGGCCCTGGCCCTGGACGACCTGGCGGGCGACCCCGAGGAGCGGCGGCTCGCCGCGCTGACCGTCGCCCTGGAAATCCTGGACACGACGGCTCCCGGTCCGGCCGCGGCGACCGCCTGA
- a CDS encoding acyl-CoA carboxylase subunit epsilon, whose translation MTDMFVRVEKGVAGEEELAAVTTVLLACAATGCDAGPEPEPVLGAGPAPEVSEYGLSCTPARWRPTGFTAPTSWQGWA comes from the coding sequence ATGACCGACATGTTCGTGAGGGTCGAGAAGGGCGTCGCGGGCGAGGAGGAACTCGCCGCCGTGACCACCGTGCTCCTCGCCTGCGCCGCCACGGGCTGCGACGCCGGCCCCGAGCCCGAGCCCGTCCTCGGGGCCGGGCCCGCCCCCGAGGTCTCCGAGTACGGCCTGTCGTGCACCCCGGCCCGCTGGCGGCCGACGGGATTCACCGCCCCCACGAGCTGGCAGGGCTGGGCCTGA
- a CDS encoding rodlin, whose protein sequence is MLKKVLATTALTVSTVGAISGPAMAVGHDSQDIANANGAKTGYGNTKTGGKESPQMSLIQGTLNKPCIGLGRANIQNIVALINIGLQDIPVLSSEQEQQCTDNSSINDGDDPLSHLLDDIPIISGNGSANGRLW, encoded by the coding sequence GTGCTCAAGAAGGTACTCGCCACGACCGCACTGACGGTCTCCACGGTCGGAGCCATCAGCGGCCCCGCGATGGCCGTGGGTCACGACTCGCAGGACATCGCCAACGCGAACGGCGCGAAGACCGGTTACGGCAACACCAAGACCGGGGGCAAGGAAAGCCCGCAGATGAGCCTGATCCAGGGCACGCTGAACAAGCCGTGCATCGGCTTGGGCCGGGCCAACATCCAGAACATCGTGGCCCTCATCAACATCGGGCTCCAGGACATCCCGGTCCTCTCGTCGGAGCAGGAGCAGCAGTGCACCGACAACTCGTCCATCAACGACGGCGATGACCCGCTGTCGCACCTGCTCGACGACATCCCGATCATCTCGGGCAACGGCTCGGCCAACGGCCGGCTCTGGTAA
- a CDS encoding rodlin, with protein sequence MIKKVVATAALTASAVGGSVGPALADGPRSQDVANGNQAVQMYGNTYTGGYMSPQMGLINGSFNKPCIAIGRLNLQDIVGLVNIGLQDIPILSSEQQQMCTENSTINDGDDPLSHFLDNVPILSFNADHNRSH encoded by the coding sequence GTGATCAAGAAGGTAGTGGCCACGGCCGCCCTGACGGCGTCGGCAGTCGGCGGCTCCGTCGGCCCCGCCCTGGCAGACGGACCCCGCAGCCAGGACGTCGCCAATGGCAACCAGGCCGTCCAGATGTACGGAAACACTTACACCGGCGGTTACATGAGCCCCCAGATGGGTCTCATCAACGGCTCGTTCAACAAGCCGTGTATCGCCATCGGAAGGCTGAACCTCCAGGACATCGTCGGCCTGGTGAACATCGGCCTGCAGGACATTCCGATCCTGTCCTCGGAGCAGCAGCAGATGTGCACCGAGAACTCGACGATCAACGACGGCGACGACCCGCTGTCCCACTTCCTGGACAACGTCCCGATCCTGTCGTTCAACGCCGACCACAACCGCTCCCACTGA
- a CDS encoding MFS transporter: MTAGLSVLSHGLVEAGERAWGTPRVWAPVVAGLLLLVAFVVVELRVQKPLLPLGFLVSRRRAAALGAILVGSAGMSAIFFFLSLYLQEVRSASPLLTSAAFLPFGAAQLAAGPLAARAVRNRGARSVTAGGLVLCAGGLLLLGRLGADTPYLGGTLAGLLLFPVGIACVFSGATVAALEGVRDDRAGLAGGVVNTVMEVGPTVGLAALVTLAATRADRLRHGGTAAAEAVSAGYGYGLTVAAAVCAGGAALVAYALKRVGPDGERDGGGGGGAGPVP; this comes from the coding sequence GTGACGGCCGGGCTGTCGGTGCTGAGCCACGGCCTGGTCGAGGCGGGCGAACGGGCGTGGGGCACGCCGCGGGTGTGGGCTCCGGTCGTCGCCGGGCTGCTGCTGCTCGTCGCCTTCGTCGTGGTGGAACTGCGCGTCCAGAAACCGCTGTTGCCACTGGGGTTCCTGGTGTCGCGGCGGCGGGCGGCGGCCCTGGGAGCGATCCTGGTCGGCTCCGCCGGGATGTCCGCGATCTTCTTCTTCCTCTCCCTGTACCTCCAGGAGGTGCGCTCCGCCTCGCCGTTGCTGACCTCCGCGGCCTTTCTGCCCTTCGGCGCCGCGCAGCTGGCGGCGGGCCCGCTCGCGGCGCGGGCCGTCCGGAACCGGGGGGCGCGGTCCGTCACGGCGGGCGGACTCGTGCTCTGCGCGGGCGGGTTGCTGCTGCTCGGCCGGCTCGGCGCGGACACCCCGTACCTCGGCGGCACCCTGGCCGGGCTGCTCCTCTTCCCCGTCGGCATCGCCTGCGTCTTCTCCGGGGCGACGGTCGCCGCCCTGGAGGGGGTGCGGGACGACCGGGCCGGGCTCGCCGGCGGCGTCGTCAATACCGTCATGGAAGTCGGGCCGACGGTCGGTCTGGCCGCCCTGGTGACCCTCGCGGCCACCCGCGCGGACCGCCTGCGGCACGGCGGAACGGCCGCGGCCGAGGCCGTGTCGGCCGGGTACGGGTACGGGCTGACGGTGGCCGCGGCGGTGTGCGCGGGCGGGGCGGCGCTCGTCGCGTACGCGCTGAAGCGGGTCGGGCCGGACGGGGAGCGCGACGGCGGGGGAGGCGGTGGGGCCGGTCCCGTCCCCTGA
- a CDS encoding SDR family NAD(P)-dependent oxidoreductase — MSHPSLPGTASTARPSRTPAESQRFAGKVALVTGGGRNIGREAALTFARGGATVVVAGPTPADLEETVRLIEAAGGRGSAVVADVTRAADAAAMVAAAVERHGGLHIAFNNAGVFGRPAPVAEQDEDAWASVLAVNTTGVWLSMKYEIAHMRAHGGGAIVNSASNIGFHARRPGLGAYAASKAAVSVLTRTAAREYIAEGVRINAVSPGGTDTPMSFRPGETAEERDARVRAVVPIGRVAEIREITAAVAWLASDEAAFVVGHDLVVDGGASA; from the coding sequence ATGAGCCATCCGTCCCTGCCCGGTACGGCATCCACCGCCCGGCCCTCCCGCACGCCCGCCGAGTCCCAACGGTTCGCCGGGAAAGTGGCGTTGGTGACCGGCGGCGGGAGGAACATCGGCCGGGAGGCCGCGCTGACCTTCGCCCGCGGTGGCGCCACCGTGGTCGTGGCCGGTCCCACCCCGGCCGACCTGGAGGAGACCGTCCGGCTGATCGAGGCCGCCGGCGGCCGGGGCTCCGCCGTGGTCGCGGACGTCACCCGGGCCGCCGACGCGGCGGCCATGGTGGCCGCGGCCGTGGAGCGCCACGGCGGCCTGCACATCGCCTTCAACAACGCCGGCGTCTTCGGCAGGCCGGCTCCGGTGGCCGAACAGGACGAGGACGCGTGGGCGTCCGTCCTCGCGGTCAACACCACCGGCGTCTGGCTCTCCATGAAGTACGAGATCGCGCACATGCGCGCCCACGGCGGCGGCGCCATCGTCAACTCCGCCTCCAACATCGGCTTCCACGCCCGCCGGCCGGGCCTGGGCGCCTACGCCGCGTCCAAGGCCGCGGTGTCGGTCCTCACCCGGACCGCCGCGCGCGAGTACATAGCCGAGGGCGTGCGCATCAACGCGGTGAGCCCGGGCGGCACGGACACGCCGATGTCCTTCCGGCCCGGCGAGACGGCCGAGGAGCGCGACGCGCGGGTACGGGCCGTGGTGCCGATCGGACGGGTCGCGGAGATCCGGGAGATCACCGCCGCGGTGGCGTGGCTGGCCTCGGACGAGGCGGCGTTCGTGGTCGGACACGACCTGGTGGTGGACGGGGGCGCGAGCGCGTAG
- a CDS encoding nucleotidyl transferase AbiEii/AbiGii toxin family protein encodes MEDPRLGALLAGTRRRLLDDVSDVGAAFPLVLAGGLAARFHGLSRGSGRPGEPHPEPGPGLDFATDTQTPMADVLATVRTGLEARGWRVRDAAADPLAARFTATDSLNDEECEVGIAKETLWRPPARSGAVRVLAVEDVVGTKVRALADRGLARDLVDVHAASDRWSRVELEELGRRHARDPFDLADLKARLEGLDWRGDAEFSACGLDEAGTEAVRRWAQFWADDIGERLAEEAPYEEEPSEEDSSEE; translated from the coding sequence GTGGAGGACCCGCGCCTCGGCGCGCTCCTCGCCGGGACGCGGCGGCGGCTGCTCGACGACGTCTCCGACGTGGGCGCCGCGTTCCCGCTCGTCCTGGCCGGCGGGCTCGCGGCGCGGTTTCACGGCCTGTCGCGGGGATCCGGCCGTCCCGGGGAACCTCACCCCGAGCCCGGACCGGGTCTCGACTTCGCCACCGACACCCAGACGCCCATGGCCGACGTCCTGGCGACGGTGCGGACCGGGCTGGAGGCCCGCGGATGGCGGGTGCGGGACGCGGCGGCGGACCCGCTCGCCGCGCGGTTCACCGCCACGGACTCCCTGAACGACGAGGAGTGCGAGGTCGGGATCGCCAAGGAGACGCTGTGGCGCCCGCCGGCCCGCAGCGGAGCCGTACGCGTCCTCGCGGTGGAGGACGTGGTGGGGACGAAGGTCCGGGCGCTGGCCGACCGGGGGCTCGCGCGCGACCTCGTCGACGTCCACGCCGCGTCGGACCGCTGGTCGCGCGTCGAACTGGAGGAACTCGGGCGCCGGCACGCCCGGGACCCCTTCGACCTCGCCGATCTGAAGGCGCGGCTGGAGGGGCTGGACTGGCGCGGGGACGCCGAGTTCAGCGCGTGCGGGCTGGACGAGGCGGGCACGGAGGCGGTGCGGCGCTGGGCGCAGTTCTGGGCCGACGACATCGGCGAGCGGCTCGCGGAGGAGGCTCCTTACGAGGAGGAGCCCTCGGAGGAGGACTCTTCGGAGGAGTAG
- a CDS encoding DUF4232 domain-containing protein, which translates to MRISRLAASALLSVATLALAAGTSQAAPAARPGAAPVTAACSVAHATLTVRNVSRPINHQLLILTNTGNTKCNAYAHPYLGFDDDQSVTGVVEDSKPQAVVTLAPGESAYAGIALSAADGSARHGRWARAVRVGLGNGSGPAGESARVALPAGTWIDDSVAVTYWQTDPADALVW; encoded by the coding sequence ATGCGTATTTCGCGCCTCGCCGCCTCCGCCCTCCTCTCGGTCGCCACCCTCGCACTCGCCGCCGGGACGAGCCAGGCCGCGCCGGCGGCCCGTCCGGGCGCGGCGCCCGTGACCGCCGCGTGTTCCGTGGCTCATGCCACATTGACCGTGCGGAACGTGTCCCGCCCGATCAACCACCAGCTCCTCATCCTCACCAACACCGGCAACACCAAGTGCAACGCCTACGCCCACCCGTACCTCGGCTTCGACGACGACCAGTCGGTGACCGGCGTCGTGGAGGACAGCAAGCCGCAGGCGGTGGTCACCCTCGCGCCGGGTGAGTCCGCGTACGCCGGAATAGCGCTGTCCGCGGCCGACGGCAGTGCCCGCCACGGCCGTTGGGCGCGTGCCGTCCGGGTCGGCCTCGGCAACGGGTCGGGTCCGGCGGGGGAGTCGGCGAGGGTCGCGCTGCCCGCCGGTACGTGGATCGACGATTCGGTCGCCGTCACCTACTGGCAGACGGATCCCGCCGACGCGCTCGTCTGGTGA